In Lepus europaeus isolate LE1 chromosome 19, mLepTim1.pri, whole genome shotgun sequence, the genomic window CAGTTTccacccctctctctttttttctctcttctgtctgtctatctgctctctctctctctatccctctctctgacttcctttttctctctctctcattgagcACATGCATGTACTCTCTCCCTTGCTTGGTAATAGCAATAAAATTCCCTTTTCCCCTTTGTGATTTGCTTTTATGTTCAAAGTGTAGTTTTCTGTATCACAATAAAACCTTCATCTATACGTATGTTGCTCAATGACCATGAGTAAATCTGGAAATCTGATGCACACATGATGACTACAGCTAATAATACTCTCTACTGCAAATGTGTTGGTAGAGTAACTTTTAGCTTCTTTTGTGGTATACACACAGGAAAACACAACTACGCATATGATGCATATCTGAAATCCCTCAGATAAATTAGGATATTCATGATAACTATAAAACACTTCAGAATATGAATACAGAGGTCATAGGGGTGTCAAAAGGCAAGAAAGAAACAGTGTCTCAGATTTAACATACGTTTTCACATGACATGTGACAATAAATGTCCCTCTATGAACGTGGTCTGGGTTAGAGTCCTCTTGTTATCCTTCTGATTAACCTTCTGAAAACTTTGTCAAGTCTCACATGTTTGTTAGGATGTCACAGTGGACACCTTTAGATGACAGGAActgataacatttaattttgagtctTCTTGTCACTAAATAGAGTATCATTTTAGCAGTTCACCCCTGTTTCACTCGCTTCCATTTATTCTATTCTTTTATAGGCATTAGCAAATTTTGGTAATCTTCATTTCATGCTTGAAGTTACTATAGGAATGTTTCTTGGTATCAGCGGAATCACTGCTTTTTGCAATAATTAATATCAAGCGTATTTTTTGCATAAATTGAAACTCTTAGTTACTATACTGATTAGCTACCTGGCAACCTTACTGAAgtctaatattaattttaatggtACTTAAttataaggcagagagagaaagagatggcaaGAGACACATAAATGGGAAGAGATAGAAaaataaggagggagagagattttgccctctgctggttcattccccatagcCCGACATTGCCAAGGACAgaacaggccaaagtcaggaacctaaAAGTGAATTCAGatctctcagatgggtggcagggatctgagtATCAAGTAATTACCTATttccttccagggtatgcatgaTAGGAAACAGGGGTTGGAGGCAGAAGGCATCATGCCAGAGCTggtcaagctgctgcccacaatgccagcatgctATATGAGTGCCTAtaccagtgccagctgctccacttccaatccagcaccagctaatgtgcctggaagatcAGAAGAAGAGGACTCAAGTAATGGGCgcctggcacctgcatgggagacctggatggagttctagtctcCAGGCTTCAGAGTAACCTAGTCCTGACCCTgatggagtgaatcaatgaatggaaggcttctttctttgtctctccctctccttccctctctgtaactctgcttttccagtagatacagaaattttaaaacacgcacaacagcacagagctggattggaagtggaggagctgagactggaaccaagCATTCTGGTAGAAATGCAGACATGTCAACATGAGTTAGCAGCTGTGTCCGACAACCACTGgaggtctctctcttctctgctacTTCTTTCATTTAGACTATTTTCCCATGGCCAATCCCAACATCATGATTTCTAGCTGTGGACACTGGGAGAGTAAGCAGTCTCCAGCACTCTCTGTTCCCATTCAGGTAAGCTTACATGTGTTCTGTGGGAAGTGCTGGGACCTGTTGTAGGGGGAAGAGAAGAGTGCTGGGATAGgctgcttaaaaaataaattaataaaaacaggGACTGTTGTACCGAGTGCCTACAGTCATGACTACACAGAGCTGAGCAACGGGGATGAAACAGGCCAGAGTTTGGATTCACTTGCATCCCTCATGAGCAATATGAGTGAGCAGTGCCAAGGGCAGTCAGGCTGAGATGGTTCTGGGAAGTCTTCAAGCCCTCAACACATGATCTACGCTAAGCTCTCTGTCTCTAGACCCCAACAAATTTCAAATTTGCATCTCATGCTATGCTGTTGTGGTACTCCTAAACccaattaaatttaatttaaattaaccAAAACTACAGAGATTTTAAATTCTGTACCTGTCTCATTAGAAATCTCATTCTCTGGACAAGGGGTACAATCGAAGCAACAGGCAGCCTGTCCCTCCTGGTGGGTTTTCCagaatcctgggccacagctctcACTGCACACAGATTTGGGAATCTAAAACAAATCAGAGAGTCTTGAGAAGTGTCTTGATGGTCATCTGATTCTGTTCCCACTGTGCTTTTTCAGAATGTCCAGGTGGACAAGAAATCGGCACACTCCATTCGTGGCCTGGGCACTCTGTTTGATCAGGCTACACTCAGTTATCCACAGGGAAACATTTTCTTGGACATTCAGTGGAAATCACCAGAGTAAGGAAAATGGCAGTGCAGAAGGGAAGTTGGCATTCACTTATGTACTGCTCTGCCATGCTCTCAGGACCTGCAGAATTCCCAGCATGGAGCTCTGTACTGAGATCTCTCTGTAAGCACAAACTGGCATAGCTGTGGACAAgactcatttacttatttgaaaggcacatttacAGGGAGAGAattaggaagggagggagagatggagagggagaaggagaggaagagggagagggagaaggagagggagagggagagggagagggagagggagagggagagggagagggagagggagagatgttccatactctggttcactccccagacatttgcaatggccagagctgatagccaggatccaaagccagaagccaaagcttcttccgggtctcccacaaggatcaGGGGcgcaaacactttggccatcttctgctatatGCCcatgtgcattaccagggagctggattggaaaaggagcagcagggacttgaactgactcccatatggaatgccagtgctgcaggtagcaccggtaccccctatgccacaaagTCAGTCACAGACCTGATATTTCAGCTGTGCAACCAACCTCTTTAAACTCCACATTCCACTCTATCATCTCCTCAGATATGGAAAGACGGTGACCATGTGGAGCCCATGGTGAAAACTTTCCAACCTTCACCTGGAGTTGAAGGCCTTGAGGGAAATTCCAGTAGTTGAGAATGTCATAGTCTTTCCTAGAAACTTGTTCCTGATCCAGATTCACTTCATCACCAACACTGTTGTTAAATTTGATGTTCTTCAGAAAGGagttaagcttaaaaaaaaaaagaaagaaagaaagcacactTACATAATCGTGTATTCAATTTAGATTGAGGAATCGCTGATTAGAGTCAAAGTATTGAAGCTCATCAGAattattgctttaaaatatttctgttaaaaattgttaaaattataattattaaattgaTATTACATTTACAGCACATGGTTAAGGAGACTATGTATAAAGTACACTATACATCATATATGTGTCTTGTGTATTACAATACACAGTATGATAGTGGAAATATTTCACAATTAAAACTATATTGTTATCCTTAACTGCTAGAAGCTCATAATTGTGATTTCTGTGTAAACTGGCTCTTTGTGGagaaaacaaagttaaaatgACATCTTGGTGGGGTCCTTAATCCAGTCTGGCTGGTCTCCTCAGAAAAAGAGGAAGTCTGGACACAGTGTACACACAGGAAGACACTGTGAACACACAGGGGTAGCATAGCCTTCCGCAGGTCGAAGGGGCTgacctcagaagaaatcaaccctACTGACAACTTGGTCATAGACTTCAACCACCGGAACCGTAAGAcaagaaaatttttctttaaactacCCAGTCTATACTATGAAACATTAATATGATCACTGTATATGGAATTCAGAAACATCTCTATAATAAAGTTAAATCCCTCACCACCCACTTATTAGAGTTTGGTTGCCTTCTGTGCAAGTTTACATCATAACATTTATGGCCTAAAACACGTGCAGAATTCCTTAaggtcagttttgtttattagCCTTGTTGACGCCTGGCATCATGTTGCCATGAACAGACTAGCTTCCCAGCTTCTGTAATGCCATTCAGTGTAAAATTGCTCAGTGCTAGAAGAGCTATAGATGTGGCACACTGAAAATGCCAGGGAATAACGGCCACACGTGCTGCGTACTTTGTAACAATAGAGCTCGCTGTCATTCCCATCAAACCCCAAAGCAATTCACCACATAGCTAAGTAtcagcacagcctctgtgttgtgacaTGTCCACAAGGAACACGGGAAAAATGCCCAGACAAGATACAGTACCTGCCAGGGGTACACCGTCAACCCATCTCCATTCCTCACTGGCTGCACCTCTACCCGCTGAAGAAGCATTTCATGAAGGGTGTGGGCCACAGCATGCACGGCGTTGTAGATGTGGTAACTCCCTTCAGACATGCTCATGTCAAAGACGTGCACTGGCAGATCCTCTAGAGAGAAATTCACGGGACAGCCCTGCAACGTCTCACAGTCGGACATTGAAATCGAGCAGGGGAAATAGAGATACCAAAATTTACTGAGGTAAAAGTTTTCTGGGTACTTAGAAGGATTGACTGTCTTGAGAAAATGCTTGAAACCAGGGATTTCATCATGGGAGTGTGAAAAACTCAAAGTCCCATGGAATGTGTTCATCATGAGTTCATCCTCACTGGTGATGAAATCCCATTGTGATGTCGTGATCCACACTTTCCACGTCACCAGGATCCCGTGTCTCGAGAAGCTCAGGCTCATTAATGAGTTCGTGTCACCGTAAATGACCACCACGTTTGCAGTTGATTCTAGGATTCTGTAGTGGTAGTGCCAATCAAGTGATGCATACATCCTGCCCATGACAGAGAGCATTTCCACAAAGGCCACACAGACCTCATTCTTGTTCATTTCATCTCTTATATCCCACAGGAATTGAATGCCCCTGGTGTCCTCAGAGATGACCAACCCCACCCAGGTCCAGTGGAAATGCACCATCAAGGACACCATGCCCAGGGCCACAGATGATTCCCTGGAAACCATCTGGTAGGTAAACTGAAGATTTTCTCCCAGAATTTGATCAAAAGGACCATAGGTGAGCTAGAGTGAGAATGAAGATGTGGTATCAAATGAGTTCTATGGAAGCAAGACCTCAGAATGTATGCAGGGATGCACCACACTGCATGCACACCCTTGGCTCTGAGAAGATTTCACTCAGTTATTGCTGGATATAGATTCAAGGAAGTGTTGGAAGTCAGTTAACAGGACTTCACTCTCCCTGCGAGGGTTCTCTGGAAGACTGAGAGAGCTTTGCAGTTCAGCACTTCAAGGTATGACAGTGCATAGCCAATTATTCCTTGCTGCCATTTACCCCTATCCTCCTCTCCACCAGGAATGCTGTGGTGGGGCAGCTGTATGTGTGcctgtttgattcctggctgctccacatatgaaccagctccctactaatgtgcctgcaaaagcagggaaaatggcccatgtccttgggtcccagccatcAAGCTGGGAGACTCAgcagtagctcctggcttcaacctgtccccaacatggctgttgtggccgtttggggagtgaaccaccagatgaaagtctctctctctctctctctgtagtgttctctctgcccttctctgtaactctgcctttctaataaggcaatatataaaaggaaaaggccaatgaagacacacacactAACATACACAGTTATATTCTGGAGCTATGAAAACACATAAACCCATTCACTCCTTTACACTTTAAGCCACCTAAGAAGGCACCTGAAGAGGAAAGATATTTTTTCCCCTTACCTGAGGGAATTTGTAGAGTTCCAACAGCGTCCCTATCTGTGCTGAAATCGCCCCTGTGTTTCCTGTAATGGCTGCCACAGACTTGCTCTTCCTCACACAGGAGTAATTAGGAATGGCCTTGCCCACTGCAGACAACCAGGTCAGGGTGCTCTCcagggtcttccattcactatgGATGGCGTTGTAGAGATCGAATCCCAGGGACACGTTGGGTAACAGGTGTGGGTTCCTGTTGACCTCTTCAATGGCAAATATAAAGGCCAGAAGATACTGGTAACTTTTAGGTTGTAACCTGCAAGGAGTGCATACCCAGACCTCACAAACAAGTTCACACCTTGTTCTTTGGAAACATCTGCTGTACACTCAACTCT contains:
- the LOC133748663 gene encoding vomeronasal type-2 receptor 116-like, coding for MVSRESSVALGMVSLMVHFHWTWVGLVISEDTRGIQFLWDIRDEMNKNEVCVAFVEMLSVMGRMYASLDWHYHYRILESTANVVVIYGDTNSLMSLSFSRHGILVTWKVWITTSQWDFITSEDELMMNTFHGTLSFSHSHDEIPGFKHFLKTVNPSKYPENFYLSKFWYLYFPCSISMSDCETLQGCPVNFSLEDLPVHVFDMSMSEGSYHIYNAVHAVAHTLHEMLLQRVEVQPVRNGDGLTVYPWQLNSFLKNIKFNNSVGDEVNLDQEQVSRKDYDILNYWNFPQGLQLQVKVGKFSPWAPHGHRLSISEEMIEWNVEFKEIPKSVCSESCGPGFWKTHQEGQAACCFDCTPCPENEISNETDVEQCVRCLDDQYPNPARDRCLPKVVVFLAYEDPLGAALAGVALCFSVLTALVLGLFVKHRNTPLVKANNRNLSYTLLASLCLCFLCSLLFLGRPNTATCILQQTTFAIVFTVAVSTILAKTITVVLAFKATAPGKRMRQWLVSGAPNSVIPICSLLQVVLCGIWLGTCPPFIDTDTHAEPQQLLVLCNKGSATLFYLVLGYLGSLALGSFSVAFLARSLPDTFNEAKYLTFSMLVFCSVWVTFIPVYNSTKGKVMVAVEVFSILASSAGLLGCIFAPKCYILLVRPNRNVLRGIKEKARSRGP